CCATGGCCTCCTGCTCCTTTTTCATGGCCAGGGCAAAGGCGTCTGCAGGCCCCATCCTGTCAGAGACCTCGGGGCGGTCAACTGTTGCGGCAATCCTGTAGTCCCGGTTTTCTTCAAAGGGCAGGGTTTCGGGAATGTTCTCCACAAAGCCTTTCAGAGTCTCATCGTGGTTTTTTTCCTCCCGGGTAAACAGGTCTTTTAAAAATTCGTTCTGCATCCGGCCGGCAGCGTCCTGATAAAACTGCCTGGAATCAATTTCCCCCTGGATTGCATCTTCCAGGATTTGTTTGTACTGCATGTGATTCATCATTTCTTCCTATAGCACTTAGGTGGCATCAAACATACCTTTCTGTCATCGGTTTTTCGTTTTCAGCAGAGGGCAGAAATTCGCTGAGCAGGGCTTGCCCGTACCTGGCGTCGGCCAACTGGCCTATGGATTGCTGAAAATCCGGGTATTGGGAAAAGGCAATGCCAATGCCCTGACCGGTCTGGCAAAAAATCTCCGGGAACTCAATTTAGAGCTATCAGGGGCTTCTGTCAAGCTGGGGGTTGGCTGTGTATGGTGCGCATTTTGTTCCCATCCGTGCGTTGATCCGTTTTCAGGATAAAAAATTCCTTGAGAATGAAATTTGCATAAATTATTGTCAACTGACTTTGCGGGCCTGCGGGGAACCTGATTTCGAAAGATCGGCGCGCAGTCGGGGTCCGGGCGCCATGAAACGGAATTGAAGAGGGCATATGAAAATCAGAAAATTTCTTGAAAACAGCAACAGCTGCCTGTTTTTCTATGAGAATACCATTCGGGAGGCGGCTGCTGTTTTTGCTGAACAAAAAACAGACGCGGGCTGTGTTGTGGACCAATCCGGGCAATTTCTCGGGGTTTTTACCCGGGACCACGTATGTGCGGCAATAAGTACCGGGGCAGACCTGGATGGCCCGTTGGGCGGGCATATGTCATGCAATGTGAAAATCTTTCACCCGGATGAGGATATTGCCGATCCCATCGGGATGGGCTGTTCCTGTTTTCCCGTTGTGGAAAACGGCAGGGCTGTTGGCATCATCGGTGTGCAGGATGTGGCAAAGACCTATCATGATCATTACAAGATGACCCGCAATATCATTGACGCCATTATCCAGTCGTCCAGAAACCTGATTATCGCGGCAGGGCCCGACGGGCGGATCAATTTCATGAACCGGTCGGCAAAAGATGTTCTGGAAAGAAACGGTGAGGGTCTCTACGGCAGCAGAATCCACAGGCTCATTCCTGAAATCAATCTGTCGGAGATCATTGAAACAGGCGAGGTGCCCCCGCTTTGCAAGGTCTCGATCAGCAATCATGCCTACTTTATCCGCAGTTATCCCATATGGATTCAGGACAAGATTATCGGGGCTGTGGCCATATTTCAGGATACGGCGGATCTGGAAAGTATAGCCGACGAACTCGGGGCGGTAAAGGAGCTCAACAAGGATTTGGATGCCATTATTGAATCTTCTTCTGACGGCATTTTTGTCTGCGACGGCGATGCCAATGTCTTGCGGATCAACAGGGCCTATGACGAAATCACCGGACTGGATACCTCCGGGTTTTACGGCAAAAACATGAAAAAGCTGGTCAGGGACGGATTTTTTTCCCAATCCGTGACCCTTATTGTGCTGGAAAAAAGACAGGCCCAGAGCATTATCCAGAAAACCAGCACCGGCAAATCCCTGCTGGCCACCGGCAGGCCGGTTTTTGACGAAAAAGGCGAAATTCTCCGGGTGGTCACCAGCGTCCGGGACATCACAGAGCTTTATGAACTGCAGAACCAGCTTGCCGAAACCCAGAAAATGACCGAACAGTACCGAAGGGAGCTGGATTCCTATAAGCTCAGGGATGTCAAAAATGTTGACGGCCTTGTTGTGGGTTCGGAAAAGATGCACGAGTTGGTGGATACCGCCATCCGCCTGGCCGGGGTGGACTCGACCGTTCTGATCACCGGGGAGTCGGGTACTGGCAAGGATCTTGTGGCGGGTATCATTCACACCCACAGCTTGAGGAAAAATCAGCCTTTTATCCGGGTCAACTGCAGTGCCATCCCGCCGAATCTGCTGGAGTCCGAGCTTTTCGGATACGAGGAAGGCGCTTTTACAGGGGCGAAAAAGGGCGGCAAGCCCGGGTATTTTGAAATGGCAGACAGCGGCACCCTGTTTCTTGATGAAATCGGGGATCTGCCCTATGATTTCCAGGCAAAATTTCTGCGGGTTCTGCAGGAATGCGAATTTAACCGGGTGGGCGGGGCGGAATTCAGAAAATTTGACGTCCGGATCATCGCAGCCACCAACCAGGATCTGTTGGAAATGATGCACTCCGGCAACTTCCGGGAGGATCTGTATTACCGGCTGAGCGTGGTGCCGCTCAATATTCCGCCCCTGCGGCAGCGGGCCGGGGAGATCAAATTTCTCGCGGCCAGTTTTTTAAAGCAGTTTAACAGCAGCTACGGTATGGAAAAGCGGTTTTCTCCGGATGTTGTTGATCTTTTTGAGCGTTACAGGTGGCCGGGCAACATCCGGGAGCTGAGAAATCTGGTGGAAAGGGTGATGGTCATGTCTCCTGATGACGTGATCACCAGAAAAGACCTTCCGGCATCTGTCTGCGGGGCAGGGCCTTTGGACGGCGGCAGCCGGCGGCCCGGTTCTCTGAGTGAACTCATGCCGTTGAAACAGGCAACCCAGGGTGTGGAAAAGCAGCTTCTCCAGCGGGCATATGAGACGCTGGGCACCACCCGCGAAATTGCCCGGGTTCTTGGCATCAGTGCGCCTTCAGTGGTTCGCAAGGCGGCAAAGTACGGGATTAAAAGAACCTGATTTTTGGCTTTGCAATAACGGCCGGTTTGCTGCCAAAAAGGCTTTGTTTCATTTTTGATTTTTGTTTCAAAAATGAAACAAAGCCTTTTTTATCTTTTGTTTCCGCACTTCACGGCTTTTGCATGCGTGTGATTTTTCCAGCTTTGTTTTAAAAATGAAACAAATCCAAAATCTGTCCAGGTGCAATCCCATTTCTTAACGCTGTCTGAAACAAATGCTTTTCCCGCTCTCCGCAGGGGTTGCCGCCTTTCCCGGCAGGGGCCTGCTGCCGGAGGCCATTTTTGTGGCACGCTTCCTGCTGAATGCCGTTATTTCCAAAAAACGCTTGTCTGAATTGAATGTTTCAAATTTTTCAAATGAAACGCTCAGTTTAGGGCTTGTTCAGATCGCGATTAACAACACTTTTCGCAAAGGAGCTTTGGGCAGATGAAAACGGGAAAAGAATATGAAGACAGTTTACGGAAGCTAAATCTTAAGGTTTTTCTCTTCGGCCAAAGGGTTGAAAACATCGTTGATGATCCTGTCATCCGGCCGTCGATGAATGCGGTCAAGCTCACCTATGACCTGGCCCATCAGCCGGAATATGAGGACTTGATGACCGCCACGTCCCACATTACCGGAAAGAAAATCAACCGGTTTACCCATATTCACCAGAATACCACCGATCTTGTGAAAAAAAGCAAGATGGGGCGTCTGCTGGGCTCGCTCACGGGCTGCTGCTTCCAGCGGTGCGTGGGCATGGATGCCATCAACGCCCTTTCCATTACCACGTTTAACATCGATGAAAAATATCAGACCGGTTATTATAAGCGGTTTTTGCAGTACCTGGAGTATGTCCAGGAGCAGGACCTGGTCTGCGACGGAGCCATGACCGATCCCAAGGGCGACCGGAGCCTGCCCCCAAGCCGTCAGCCCGATCCCGACGCCTTTCTTCACGTGATCGCCGAAAATGACGACGGCATTGTGGTCCGGGGTGCCAAGGCCCATCAGACCGGTGCGGTCAATTCCCATGAAATCATCGTGATGCCCACCATTGCCATGCGGGAAGATGATAAGGATTACGCCGTATCCTTTGCACTGCCCGCGGACGCCGAGGGCATTTCCTATATCTACGGCCGCCAGTCCTGTGACATGCGCAAGCTCGAAGACGGGATGATCGACCGGGGAAATCAGCATTACGGGGGCCATGAGGCCCTTGTTGTCTTTGATGATGTTTTTGTTCCCTGGGACAGGGTGTTCATGTGCCGGGAACATGAGTTTGCCGGTGAACTCGTGGAGCATTTTGCCTCTTATCACAGGCAAAGCTATGCCTGCAAAGCCGGGGTGGGAGACGTGCTGATCGGCGCAACCCAGCTGGCCGCGGATTACAACGGGGCGGAGAAAGCCTCCCATGTCAAAGACAAAATCATCGAGATGAACCATCTCAATGAAACCCTTTTCTGCGGCTCCCTGGCATGCGCCGGTGAGGGCGGAGCAAAGCCGTCGGGAACCTATTGCGTCAATGCGCTGCTGGCCAATGTCAGCAAGCAGAACGTCACGCGCTTTCCCTATGAAATCGCCCGACTGGCCCAGGATATCGCCGGCGGGCTCATGGTGACCTGCCCCTCGGAGCAGGATCTGCGGAACCCGGATACCGGCAAATGGATGGAGAAATACTACAAGACAAAAACAGATGTTCCCACTGAAAACCGCATCCGGATTCTGCGGCTTATCGAAAACCTGACCCTGGGAACCGCGGCGGTGGGATATCTCACAGAGTCGATGCATGGGGCCGGATCCCCCCAGGCCCAGCGGATTATGATTTCCAGGCTTGTCAACATGGAGGCCAAGAAAAACGTGGCCAAAAAACTCTGCGGTATTGATCAGTAGATTGCCGCCAACCCAACCAGGAGTGTTTATGTATTGGCAAAAACGCTATGACAGCAAAAAGATGAGCGCCGCCGAGGCGGTGTCCAAAATACCGTCAAACAGCCGGGTGGTACTGGGGCATGCCGCCGGAGAGCCCGTGGCCCTGGTCGAGGCCATGGTGCAAAACAGCGCTTCTTATGAAAATGTTGAAATTGTCCACATGGTGGCCATGGGAAAAGGAAAATACTGCAACCCGGAATACGAGGGGAGTTTCTTTCACAATGCCATTTTTGCCGGCGCATCCACCCGCAAGGCCATAAATGAAGGAAGGGCCGACTTTACGCCCTGTCATTTCAGCAAAACCCCGAGTTTGTTCACTGAAGGGATTTTGCCCGTGGATGTTGCCCTTATCCTGGTTTCGCCGCCGGATAAACATGGTTACTGCTCCTGCGGGGTATCCGTGGATTACACCAAGCCCGCCGCCCGAAGCGCAAAGCGGGTTATCGCCGAAGTTTCGCCGAATATGCCCCGGACCTATGGCGATTCCCTGCTTCATATCTCTGAGATCGACTGCATTGTTGAAACCGATACCGCACCGGCTGTGCTCACCCCGCCGGAGCTCACTGAAAAGGACGAGCAAATCGGGCGGTATATCGCGGGGTTGATCAATGACGGCGATTGCCTGCAGCTGGGTATCGGTGCGGTCCCGGATGCCATTTTGCGGTTTTTAAAGGACAAAAAGCATCTGGGGATTCACAGCGAAATGATCTCAGACGGGGTGGTGGATCTGGTCGAGGCCGGGGTTATCGACTGTTCCAGGAAAAACTTCCATCCCGGCCGGATTATTATCTGCTTTCTCATGGGCACCCGGAAGCTTTACGATTTCGTGGGCAACAATCCGTTTGTGGAAATGTATTCGGTTGATTATACCAACAACCCGGCGGTGATTGCCAGAAACGACAACATGCTTTCGGTCAATTCCGCGTTGCAGGTGGATTTTGCGGGCCAGGTGGTTTCCGATACCATCGGCTATAAGCAGTACAGCGGCACAGGCGGGCAGCTCGATTTTGTACGGGGTGCTGCCTGGTCTGAAAACGGCCGCTCCATCCTGGCTTTTCATTCCACCACTGCCAAGGGAAAAATATCGAAAATCGTCCCCCACATCGATGAAGGCGCCTCTGTGGCCACGCCGCGGGCGGATACGCACTACATCGTAACCGAATACGGTGTGGCCGACCTGAAAGGCAAAAGTGTCTCCCAGCGGGCGCGGGCGCTTATCGATATCGCCCATCCCGATTTCAGGGAAGAGCTGTCCCGGCAGTATCATGCCATTTATAACAGGGCGGTGCGTTAAACCGGCGTCCGGTTTTTTTGTCATACCAAACCAGCAAAAAGGAGAAGAGTATGGGTGTCCGAAAAAAACGAGAATACGGGGCAATACAACCCGGGATTCCGCTGGGGCCGTTGACCTTACGGCTGCCGTTTGTTCACTACAGGCTGGAATGGGCCGATTTCGCCCAGGGGCTTTTGATGGCCGCGGTGTGTCTGGCCATTATTCCCGTGTTAACAGAAACCCTGGGCATGTCTTTTCAAGTTGCCCTTGCTATTGTCATCCTTAACGGTACGCTTTATCTTGCCCACGTGACATTCGGTGACCCGGTGGTGCCGGGCTGGATCACCCCGGCCATTCCACTGATCATTGCCCATGTAACCACCTTTGATCCCGGACCAGAGAGAATGCAGGCGCTGATTGCCTTTCAGCTGCTTTTCGGGGTCTTCTGCGTGGGACTGGGGGTTAGCGGGCTTGCCAAGAGATTTATCGCCCTGATTCCCAATGCCGTACAGTCCGCGGTCCTGGTGGGTGCGGGATTTGCCGCGGTGATGCTGATTTTCAAACCCGGGGAGGGAAGCAAATCATTTGATTCCCTCCCGGTGACAATCACCATATGCGTGGGGCTTGCCTTTTATCTGCTTTTCTCAGAAAGTTTCAAGGCCATTAAAAGAAAGCACAAGTGGGCCTATTATCTGGGCAATCTCGGCATGATGCCCGCCCTTGCACTGGCCATTTTCGTAGGCCCGCTGGCCGGTGAAATTCCGTGGCCGGATTATTCCGGGATCGGATTTTTTTCCAGGCCGGATTTTGCGGGGTTGTTTAGCGATTTTACAATGCTCGGCGCCATACCCATACCCAGCGCGGCCATGTTTGTCAGTTCGATTCCCCTTGTCTTAAGCGCCTATATTGTTGTATTCGGGGATGTACTCCAAAGCCAGGCCCTTCTCGAGGATGCCCAGCGGTACCGGCCGGATGAGAAGATTGATTACAACCCCAACCGGTCGCACATCATATTTGGCGGAAGAAACGTGTTTATGAGCGTTTTTGGCCCGGATATATCCATGTGCGGGCCCCTGTGGGCGGCCATGCAGGTCGTGGTCTGCACTCGCTACAAAAACGGTCCCGAGGCTATGGAGTCGATCAATTCGGGCGCGGCCTCATTTCGGTGGGGGACCTGGACAAGCTATTTCATTGCCCCGATTGTGGCCACAGTCAAGCCGATTCTCGGAATCGGGCTGGCCTCCACAATGATGGTCCAGGGATATGTGAGCGTGCGCGTGGGTGTTTTGAAATCCAAAGGTTTCAATGACCTGGGCATTGCCGGGGTGGCCGGGGCCATTCTGGCCACCCGGGGTGCGGCCTGGGGTCTTGGGGCGGCACTGCTTCTGGTTGTACTGCAATACACCGGAGGCGCGTGGAAAAAGGCTTACAAGCCAGAAGATCCCGTATTTCCGATTGATTCTCCCGAAGAGATCCAAAAGGAGGTCGAGGAAAATCTCGGCGCTATTTCTCAACGGTCCAACAACAACAAATAGAAGCCTTGCTGTAAAACGGCCCGGTAGCTGGCCAGCATATCCAACCCAGCCTGCCGGGCCTTATCAAAACCGTTTTTTTTACAGGATCGCAGATGGCTTATATCGAGGACAAAACAGAGAAACAAACGGGCAATCCCGTTTTAAAGCATGTTTTCTTTATCCTTTTGTCGGCAGCGGTGCTGACCGGGAGTATGCTTTTTTTTGCAAAAGACTGGAAAAAGGAACTGCCCACGATCCTGTTTATTGCCCTTGTGATTGCCCTGCTGATTGTTTTAGTGTCCAAAAAGACCCATCCCCTGGGCTGGAAAAAAATATTGAACAAAAATGAGTTCAATACCATCAAATCCTTTGAAGAAGCGGTTACCCGCAAGCTTTCCGAACTCGATGATGCCTATTTTATTTTCAGCAATTTCTCTTTTGAGCTGTTTAACGTGGACCACCTGGTTGTCTCAAAAAACGGGATTTTCGTTGTGGGCAGGGTCCATTACACAGAAAAACTCCAGGTCGTCAGCAACGCGCTTTTTGCCGGGGGCAACAGCCTTGAGGCCCTGACAGACAGGACCTGGCGCCTTTGTCATTTTATCAATATCATCATCCGAAAGGGCTTTAAGGGCCTTGAAATAATGCCTGTTCCCATACTCGTTGTGCCGGATGTCCATGCCG
Above is a window of Desulfosalsimonas propionicica DNA encoding:
- a CDS encoding ferritin family protein, with product MQYKQILEDAIQGEIDSRQFYQDAAGRMQNEFLKDLFTREEKNHDETLKGFVENIPETLPFEENRDYRIAATVDRPEVSDRMGPADAFALAMKKEQEAMDQYNALADGCIDPEQAQMFGSLAAMEREHKFKMEQAFVDIGYPEVW
- a CDS encoding sigma 54-interacting transcriptional regulator → MKIRKFLENSNSCLFFYENTIREAAAVFAEQKTDAGCVVDQSGQFLGVFTRDHVCAAISTGADLDGPLGGHMSCNVKIFHPDEDIADPIGMGCSCFPVVENGRAVGIIGVQDVAKTYHDHYKMTRNIIDAIIQSSRNLIIAAGPDGRINFMNRSAKDVLERNGEGLYGSRIHRLIPEINLSEIIETGEVPPLCKVSISNHAYFIRSYPIWIQDKIIGAVAIFQDTADLESIADELGAVKELNKDLDAIIESSSDGIFVCDGDANVLRINRAYDEITGLDTSGFYGKNMKKLVRDGFFSQSVTLIVLEKRQAQSIIQKTSTGKSLLATGRPVFDEKGEILRVVTSVRDITELYELQNQLAETQKMTEQYRRELDSYKLRDVKNVDGLVVGSEKMHELVDTAIRLAGVDSTVLITGESGTGKDLVAGIIHTHSLRKNQPFIRVNCSAIPPNLLESELFGYEEGAFTGAKKGGKPGYFEMADSGTLFLDEIGDLPYDFQAKFLRVLQECEFNRVGGAEFRKFDVRIIAATNQDLLEMMHSGNFREDLYYRLSVVPLNIPPLRQRAGEIKFLAASFLKQFNSSYGMEKRFSPDVVDLFERYRWPGNIRELRNLVERVMVMSPDDVITRKDLPASVCGAGPLDGGSRRPGSLSELMPLKQATQGVEKQLLQRAYETLGTTREIARVLGISAPSVVRKAAKYGIKRT
- a CDS encoding 4-hydroxyphenylacetate 3-hydroxylase family protein — encoded protein: MKTGKEYEDSLRKLNLKVFLFGQRVENIVDDPVIRPSMNAVKLTYDLAHQPEYEDLMTATSHITGKKINRFTHIHQNTTDLVKKSKMGRLLGSLTGCCFQRCVGMDAINALSITTFNIDEKYQTGYYKRFLQYLEYVQEQDLVCDGAMTDPKGDRSLPPSRQPDPDAFLHVIAENDDGIVVRGAKAHQTGAVNSHEIIVMPTIAMREDDKDYAVSFALPADAEGISYIYGRQSCDMRKLEDGMIDRGNQHYGGHEALVVFDDVFVPWDRVFMCREHEFAGELVEHFASYHRQSYACKAGVGDVLIGATQLAADYNGAEKASHVKDKIIEMNHLNETLFCGSLACAGEGGAKPSGTYCVNALLANVSKQNVTRFPYEIARLAQDIAGGLMVTCPSEQDLRNPDTGKWMEKYYKTKTDVPTENRIRILRLIENLTLGTAAVGYLTESMHGAGSPQAQRIMISRLVNMEAKKNVAKKLCGIDQ
- a CDS encoding acetyl-CoA hydrolase/transferase family protein: MYWQKRYDSKKMSAAEAVSKIPSNSRVVLGHAAGEPVALVEAMVQNSASYENVEIVHMVAMGKGKYCNPEYEGSFFHNAIFAGASTRKAINEGRADFTPCHFSKTPSLFTEGILPVDVALILVSPPDKHGYCSCGVSVDYTKPAARSAKRVIAEVSPNMPRTYGDSLLHISEIDCIVETDTAPAVLTPPELTEKDEQIGRYIAGLINDGDCLQLGIGAVPDAILRFLKDKKHLGIHSEMISDGVVDLVEAGVIDCSRKNFHPGRIIICFLMGTRKLYDFVGNNPFVEMYSVDYTNNPAVIARNDNMLSVNSALQVDFAGQVVSDTIGYKQYSGTGGQLDFVRGAAWSENGRSILAFHSTTAKGKISKIVPHIDEGASVATPRADTHYIVTEYGVADLKGKSVSQRARALIDIAHPDFREELSRQYHAIYNRAVR
- a CDS encoding nuclease-related domain-containing protein — translated: MAYIEDKTEKQTGNPVLKHVFFILLSAAVLTGSMLFFAKDWKKELPTILFIALVIALLIVLVSKKTHPLGWKKILNKNEFNTIKSFEEAVTRKLSELDDAYFIFSNFSFELFNVDHLVVSKNGIFVVGRVHYTEKLQVVSNALFAGGNSLEALTDRTWRLCHFINIIIRKGFKGLEIMPVPILVVPDVHAGAMTEFNGIAITTIEDLNDTIAGRLAFPIDREHAEGFAFYMKKMYM